A stretch of the Verrucomicrobiales bacterium genome encodes the following:
- a CDS encoding ribonuclease HIII, whose translation MAPLTSHTCKLTPEQAEHLHLWLKEHGYRFREVPYAQYAGEKDKTNVVFYTSGKLVVQGKGTQEFVEFTLEPEILKSAQIGYEAVLNPELLIPRIGVDESGKGDFFGPLCVAGVYVNETIVQSWREAGVRDSKNISSDAKIAKLAELIRDTPGCVSTVVPIGNEAYNRLYKTMRSVNAILAWGHARVIENLMLQRHRMVPLPVRAISDQFAANKEVVAGALMSLGREIELIQRHKAESDLAVAAASILARHEFVSRLAKLEKQFEQVLPKGASAAVDAAAKAFIEKHGVAKLPSVAKMHFRTALRAQGLPEPPKKEWKRSGGAKSKTEEV comes from the coding sequence ATGGCCCCACTGACCTCCCACACGTGCAAGCTCACCCCGGAGCAGGCTGAGCACCTGCACCTTTGGCTCAAGGAGCATGGCTATCGTTTCCGCGAGGTGCCCTACGCTCAATACGCCGGCGAAAAGGACAAAACGAACGTGGTCTTTTACACCAGCGGAAAACTGGTGGTGCAAGGCAAAGGCACCCAGGAATTTGTCGAGTTCACCCTGGAACCAGAAATCCTGAAGTCAGCCCAGATCGGTTATGAAGCGGTCCTTAACCCAGAATTGCTGATCCCCCGCATCGGCGTGGACGAATCCGGAAAAGGCGATTTCTTTGGGCCGCTCTGCGTCGCCGGGGTTTATGTCAACGAAACCATCGTCCAGTCCTGGCGGGAGGCTGGCGTTCGCGATTCCAAGAATATCAGCAGCGATGCCAAAATCGCCAAGCTCGCCGAACTGATTCGGGATACCCCGGGCTGTGTTTCAACCGTGGTTCCCATCGGAAACGAGGCTTACAACCGGCTTTATAAAACCATGCGCAGCGTGAACGCCATCCTCGCTTGGGGCCACGCTCGTGTGATCGAAAATCTCATGCTCCAGAGGCATCGCATGGTGCCCCTCCCCGTGCGGGCCATCAGCGATCAGTTCGCCGCCAACAAAGAGGTCGTCGCGGGAGCGCTGATGAGCCTCGGTCGGGAGATCGAACTGATTCAACGGCACAAGGCGGAGTCCGACCTGGCCGTGGCCGCAGCGTCGATCCTGGCACGACATGAATTTGTCAGTCGGCTCGCCAAATTGGAGAAGCAGTTCGAGCAAGTGCTCCCTAAAGGCGCCTCCGCCGCCGTGGATGCGGCCGCCAAGGCCTTCATCGAGAAACACGGGGTCGCCAAACTGCCCTCGGTGGCCAAGATGCACTTCCGCACCGCGCTTAGAGCCCAAGGCCTGCCGGAACCACCTAAGAAGGAGTGGAAGCGGAGCGGAGGCGCCAAGAGCAAAACAGAGGAGGTCTGA
- the msrA gene encoding peptide-methionine (S)-S-oxide reductase MsrA: MNAADTKTSDQSSKPSRELATFGGGCFWCTEAYFETLKGVDGAVSGYAGGPTPNPTYEAVCSGTTGHAEVIQVSYDPAVITYEQLLDFFWKAHNPTTLNQQGADVGTQYRSIILYHNEAQKAAAEKAIKTAQSLFRDPIVTQVVPLTKFYPAEAYHQDYFRLNPEKGYCKVVIAPKLEKLKKSK; this comes from the coding sequence ATGAATGCCGCCGACACCAAAACGAGTGACCAGTCCTCGAAACCATCTCGGGAGTTGGCGACCTTCGGCGGGGGCTGCTTCTGGTGCACCGAAGCCTATTTCGAGACCTTGAAAGGCGTCGACGGCGCCGTCTCCGGCTACGCCGGAGGCCCTACTCCCAATCCTACTTACGAAGCTGTATGCAGCGGTACTACCGGTCATGCCGAGGTCATTCAGGTATCCTACGACCCGGCCGTGATCACCTATGAGCAGCTCTTGGATTTTTTCTGGAAAGCCCACAACCCTACCACGCTCAACCAACAGGGAGCGGACGTCGGGACTCAATACCGTTCTATCATCCTGTATCACAACGAGGCTCAAAAAGCGGCGGCTGAAAAGGCCATCAAGACCGCCCAATCCCTGTTCCGCGATCCCATCGTGACCCAGGTGGTGCCGCTGACCAAATTCTACCCCGCCGAAGCCTACCATCAGGACTATTTCCGTCTGAACCCCGAAAAGGGCTATTGCAAGGTGGTTATTGCTCCAAAGCTTGAAAAGCTGAAGAAGAGCAAGTAG
- a CDS encoding PA0069 family radical SAM protein, translating to MGSDQYLPRQLSGAPEPPRGRGALSNPSSRFEKLHVEPDPEDDSEPSPARRTEFYRDTSETLINYNDSPDIGFEASMNPYRGCEHGCIYCYARPTHEYLGFSAGLDFETRIMVKDRAPQLLRAELSSPRWKPQVIALSGVTDPYQPVERKLRITRGCLEVLAEFRNPVGIVTKNHLVTRDLDLLSVLARSDAAMVYISVTTLDPELASRMEPRTSQPQHRLDAMARLAEAGIPVGVMVAPVVPGLTDHEMPAILAAAAAAGARSAGYVVLRLPHGLSSLFPEWLQAHYPLRSEKVLSQIRSVREGKLNSAEFGTRFQGKGTLADQIAQMFRVSCQRHGIQARSPSLSAADFRRPGGQQLDLFR from the coding sequence ATGGGTTCTGACCAATACCTCCCGCGGCAGCTTTCCGGCGCGCCCGAGCCCCCGCGTGGGCGGGGGGCATTGAGTAACCCCTCCTCCCGATTCGAAAAGCTGCATGTCGAACCTGATCCCGAGGATGATTCAGAACCTTCGCCAGCCCGGAGAACCGAGTTTTACCGCGATACCAGCGAGACCCTCATCAATTATAATGACAGTCCAGACATTGGCTTTGAGGCCAGCATGAACCCCTATCGCGGATGCGAGCATGGATGCATCTATTGTTATGCCCGGCCGACCCACGAGTATCTGGGGTTCTCGGCGGGTTTGGACTTTGAGACGCGGATCATGGTGAAGGATCGAGCGCCACAGCTGCTGCGAGCCGAACTGAGTTCTCCGCGATGGAAGCCTCAGGTGATCGCTTTGAGCGGAGTCACCGACCCCTATCAGCCCGTCGAGCGGAAGCTCCGCATCACGCGCGGATGTTTGGAGGTGCTGGCTGAGTTCCGAAATCCGGTGGGCATCGTCACCAAAAACCATCTGGTGACCCGAGACCTCGACCTGCTGTCGGTGCTGGCCCGGTCCGATGCCGCGATGGTCTACATTTCGGTTACCACTTTGGACCCGGAATTGGCGTCGCGGATGGAACCCCGGACATCGCAGCCCCAGCATCGGCTCGACGCGATGGCTCGCTTGGCGGAGGCCGGGATTCCGGTTGGTGTCATGGTGGCGCCGGTGGTGCCGGGGCTGACGGATCATGAGATGCCCGCGATCCTGGCCGCCGCGGCTGCCGCAGGTGCTCGGTCAGCTGGGTATGTGGTGCTGCGGTTGCCCCACGGGCTTTCCTCCCTGTTTCCAGAATGGTTGCAGGCGCACTATCCTCTGCGCTCGGAGAAGGTCCTGAGTCAGATTCGTTCGGTGCGGGAAGGGAAGTTGAACAGCGCCGAGTTTGGCACACGCTTTCAGGGGAAGGGGACTTTGGCCGACCAAATCGCCCAGATGTTTCGTGTCTCGTGCCAGCGTCATGGGATTCAGGCCCGCTCTCCCAGTCTCTCGGCTGCGGACTTTCGTCGTCCAGGCGGTCAGCAGCTGGATCTGTTTCGTTGA
- a CDS encoding response regulator, producing the protein MRLLVIEDEPKVARFLERGLKQQSYAVDVAFDGNEGLQLAGENPYDLIVLDVMLPGIDGFTVLRELRRRDRFHRVLMLTARDGIADRVRGLDQGADDYLVKPFDLDEFLARVRALLRRGGVEAPLVLKCHDLELDPRTRKVRRSGKQIDLTAKPFAILELMLRRSGEVVTRAELAEHVWDRFFDPFSNVIDVTIHQLREKVDRGFSGRLIHTVRGVGYVLRAELEGL; encoded by the coding sequence ATGCGTCTCCTGGTGATTGAAGATGAGCCGAAGGTCGCGCGCTTTCTCGAGCGTGGGCTGAAGCAGCAGTCGTATGCGGTGGATGTGGCGTTTGATGGCAACGAGGGACTGCAGCTTGCTGGGGAAAACCCTTATGACTTGATCGTTCTCGACGTGATGCTGCCCGGCATTGATGGCTTTACCGTGCTGCGGGAGCTGAGGCGCCGGGATCGGTTCCATCGGGTCCTGATGCTGACCGCGCGCGATGGCATTGCGGATCGGGTTCGCGGGCTTGATCAGGGGGCCGACGATTATTTAGTGAAGCCCTTCGATCTCGACGAGTTCCTGGCGCGGGTTCGAGCGCTCCTGCGTCGCGGTGGAGTGGAGGCTCCGTTGGTTCTCAAGTGCCATGACTTGGAGCTCGACCCACGCACCCGCAAGGTGCGTCGGAGCGGGAAGCAGATCGACCTTACCGCCAAACCTTTTGCGATCTTGGAGCTGATGCTCCGTCGCAGTGGCGAGGTAGTCACTCGCGCCGAGTTGGCGGAGCATGTCTGGGATCGTTTTTTTGATCCATTCAGCAACGTCATTGATGTGACCATTCACCAGTTGCGGGAAAAGGTGGATCGCGGATTCTCGGGGCGGTTGATCCACACGGTGCGGGGTGTGGGTTATGTCCTGCGCGCTGAATTGGAGGGGCTATGA